CGGTATCTCTTCTGCGTGATGGCCGGGCAATTCATCGGGGTAAAAGCCGGTTTGAAGTGGGGGATGCTCTCCTGGTTAGAGGCCTTTGGAAGGACCTTGAAGTGTTGCGTGGCCATCGGGATAAATTTGCCGTCATCGGCAGCCCGGAGGAGTTGTCAAAACAAGTTGTGGTCCTGTCCCTTAAATCAATCATTGCCGTGGCAAGCCTCGTTGCCATGATTTTTATGATGGTTACAGGGTGGGTTGCCACAGTCACGGCCGCTGTGATCACGGCTGTGGTAATGGTTCTGGGCAGATGTCTGGATATGAAGCAGGCCTATAATTCCCTTGGGCTGCAAAGTATCGTATTAATCGCCTCAATGATCCCGCTTAGCCTGGCCCTGGAGACCACAGGAGGAGCAAAATTGATGGCCGAAGGACTGGTAAATGTATTGGGTTCAATCCACCCGCTTGCATTGATGGCCGGAGTATTCCTGCTTACTTCGTTTTTTAGCCAGGTAATAAATAACACCGCAACAGCGGTGTTGATGGCGCCGATTGTATTAAATGCCGCCGAAATTTCCGGCTTGTCTCCTTTTCCGCTGCTCATTACCGTGTCGGTTAGTGCCTCCACCGCTTTTCTTACCCCGATCGGCACGACAACAAATTTAATGGTCATGACGCCCGGCGGATACAGCTTCAACGATTATTTAAAGACAGGAACGCCTTTGGTTGCAATCTTCCTCGCTGTTAGCCTGCTTTTAATCCCAATCATCTGGCCATTTTAAGGTGAAAAAATTTAACAGGAGCTAATTTAAACTTTATACCCATAAGCTCAGGAAAGGAAAAAATGAAAAAGCTTCACAAAGAACTTTGGTTCATGGTGATGGTTGCCATGGTGTTGGGCGTGATTGTCGGCATGATTCTCTCTCCTTTTGGCTTTGGCTTGCTTTCGGAAGCTGCGTCAGAGCATGTTGCCCCCTGGATTGCGCTGCCCGGCAACTTGTTTCTTGCCATGATTAAGATGGTGGTCATTCCCCTGGTACTCTCCTCCATTATATTGGGCATCACGTCATCCCAGGACATCGGTTTTTTGAAAAAAGTTTCCATGCGAATATTTCCGTATTTTATTGCGACCACAATGGCGGCGACCACCATTGGTGCGGGCACGGCACTGCTGATTCAGCCGGGAAAATATATTGATTCGGCACTGATTAGCGATATTATGGAAAACAGCCCGGAAGTTGATGCGCCCATTGTCGAACCTATCAAGGAGCAGCACCTTCCAGACCGTCTGATCGATTTGATTCCCACCAATTACATCAAATCTGCGCTGGACCAGGATATGCTGGCCACCGTCATTTTGGCTCTTTTTATCGGCATGGCCATGGTGGCCGTGGCACCGGAGCGAATGAAGCCGATGTCTGAATTCATTAATGCGGTCCAGGATATCTCCATGAAGATCATCGAGTGGACCATGAAGCTTGCCCCCATTGCTGTCTTCGCCTTGATATGCAATATCACCATGCGGGTGGGCGTCGGCGCCATTGTCGGCATGGCCGCCTATATGGGCGCTGTAATCCTGGGCCTGTTTTTTTTGCTGGTGCTTTACCTGTTCATTGTTTGGGGGATTGGAAACATGTCGCCCATTGAATTCTTAAAACATATCGGCGGGGTTCAGTTGCTGGCGTTTTCAACCTCCAGCTCAGCGGCGACGATTCCCTTGGCCATGGAGACCGCTGAAGAAAAGCTGAAGGTGGATGGACCCATTGCGCGATTTATCATTCCTTTGGGTGCCACCATCAACATGGATGGCACGGCCCTGTATCAGGTCTGCGCCACGGTCTTTCTCTGCCAGGTTTACGGGGTCGAGCTGGGCGCGGCAGGTCTGATTGCCGTGATCATTACCACGGTAGGTGCCTCCATCGGCACACCAAGCACGCCGGGCGTCGGTATTGTCATCCTTGCGACCATTCTTCAGGGAATCGGGGTGCCGGCTTCGGGCATTGCTCTGATTATCGGTGTGGATCGTATCCTGGATATGACCCGAACAAGCGTGAACGTTTCCGGAGATCTTACGGCCAGCGTGGTAATGAATCGCCTGCTCAAAAATATTGAGAAGTAATCAGAATGCTGATGGTGGGTTTTCCTGCCAGGCAAGTACCGGTAAAGGCTTCTGTCTACCGGCTATATATTTGCCGGGTTTTGGTTTGTCATCCTTCTTAACTTACAAATGAGGTCGTGCTATGCGAATTGTGCTTTTAGTATTAACAGTGTTTGTTTATATGTCTACTCCTTTACTGGCTGAAAATCAAATTGACAGAAAATCAGAAACAGAATCAATTGCATACCCGGAAGAAAATAAGACGTCGGGCTCCAAGTCTGATATCGCCTCCGAAGACTCTCCCTGGCTGGCCGTCCCCATGGTCAGCAGTGACCCTAAAGTGGGTACTGCAGGAGGCGGCATGGTGGGCTACCTGTTTAAAATAGACCCGGATTCCACATCCTCCATGGTGGGAGTCGGCGGAACCTACAGCACCACGGATTCATTGCTGGCAGGTGCCTTTTTACGCAGTTTCTGGGACAGTGACAACAAGCGTTTTACCCTTTTTATGGGGAGCGGAAGAATCAAAAATGACTATTAAGATTTTCTGGGCTCAGGACTTCCGGTCCAGACGACAGATACCGTGAAGGCCATTGAAGCACGCTACATGCAGCAAATAAAGGGGCAGTGGTTTGCCGGGATAAAAGGAACCTATACCAATTATGTGATATCCTCTGAAGACGGCAATATCAACGATGCACTGGACTCCCTTGGACTGACAGGGGTTGACTCAATGGCCCTTGGTCTCATCGCCATGTATGACAGTCGCGACAATCAGAACGCCCCGGGTTCAGGCATCCGGTTTAACCTTGAAAATTTTGCTTATAGACAGGCTTTGGGCGGTGAAGAAAGTTTTGACGTCTTTACCCTGAAATTCCGCCACTATCTGCCCCATGGCCGGGACAATGTGCTTGCCTATAGAATCAACGGCCGCTGGACAGCAGGTGCAAATCCCGGGGGGTATTCCAGCGTTTATTTAAGGGGCTATACCCGCGGGCAGTATCTGGCACCGCATTCCACACTGGTCGAATTTGAAGAACGTCTGCATATCAAAGGCCGTTTCGGCGTCAATTTCTTTGCCGGCATCGCCTCTCTTTACGGTGATGGCCTGAATGCATTTGACGCGGACAATCTGTATACCTCTGGCGGCGTGGGCGGACAAATCATGCTCAATAAAGCAGAGCAGATGGTCATGACCTTTGATTTTGCGTTGGGAGAATCCGGTAACCATGGCTTTTATATGCGCTTTGGCCAGGCATTCTGATTCCCAATTTAAACCACATTAATCCCTTTTAATATACGGCTTGCATCAGTCCAGGCAATTGGATTATTGTAATCCCTGATTTTACCCAGGGCCTTTTAATCCGGAGATCCTATGCCAAAAAAAAACATTTTTTTCATTTGTGTCTGTTTGCTAATGCTCTGCCCTTTTCCCGCGTATGCATCCCAGAAAGCCTCTGTTAATTTAATGATGCTTTTAACCGGGTTGTTTGGTGGACTGGCGCTTTTTTTGTTTGGTCTTGAACAACTTTCAACCGGTTTGAAGACAATTGCCGGAAATACGCTAAAAACTCTGTTGTCAAAACTTACCTCAAATAGAATTACAGGGGCTTTCACCGGGGCAATTGTTACAGGTGTCCTCAACTCTTCTTCGGTCACTACGGTGCTTGTTGTCGGTTTTGTAACAGCCGGTGCAATGAGCCTTGAGCAGTCGGTCGGGGTGATCATGGGGGCGAACATCGGCTCTACAATCACAGGGCAGATGCTGGCGTTTAATATTTCACAATATTCACTCATCCCTGTGGCGGTTGGTTTCTTTATGCTCTTTGTCTCCAAAAGAGAGCATTTTCAAAGTTATGGTGCCATGATCATGGGGCTTGGGCTTGTATTCTACGGCATGGCTGTGATGAGCGATGCCATGTATCCTCTCCGGGACTATCCGCCCTTTTTAAACCTGCTTGAAAATCTGGAGCACCCCGCCATGGGTATCCTGGCAGGGGCTGCCTTTGCCGGTCTTGTTCAATCCTCGTCTGCAACGGTAGGCATCGCCATTGCCATGGCCGCCGGTGGCATTCTGACTCTTCACACCGGTATTTCCCTGGCCCTGGGCGCCAATATCGGAACTTGCATTACCGCATTAATGGCGTCATTGGGAAAACCCGCGGAAGCTGTCAGGGCGGCTGTTGTTCATGTCGCATTCAATATTTTAGGCGTCGTCATCTGGCTGCCGTTTATTTCTTCCCTGGCTTCAATTGCCACGGCTGCTTCACCTCTCAGCCCGGAACTGGAAGGCGCAGCTCGTATGGCGGCTGAAGTTCCCCGGCAGATTGCCAATGCCAATACTATTTTTAATATATTGAATACGATTTTATTTTTGCCTTTCACCGCTGTTTTTGCCAAGTTAGCAAGCAAAGTAGTTAAAGACAGCCCAACACCGGCACCGGTTATTGAGCCGTTGTATCTGGACCGCAGCTTTTTGGAAGTCCCAAAGCTTGCTTTTGACGGCGTGCGAAAAGAGCTTGCCCGTGCTGCCGGCATTATTATTGATATGATGCAGCGCTTTGAAGAATCGTTCAAACAAGGCGACTATGAAGATATCGACCGGCTGGCTGACGAGGATGATAAAATAGACATCCTTGAAAAAGAGAGCCTTGAGTATTTAGCAAAAATCAGGGCCGGAACTTTATCAGAGGAGGAGAGTGTTGAGCACCAATGCCTGATGCTAAGTGCAATAACGCTTGAAAATCTTGCTGACATTATTTTAATCGATTTTGTAGAACTCGTCAGACGATCGCGGGAACAGGGTCATAACCCAAGTGAAAAAACCCGGGAACTTCTTGCAGGGATCTATAATAATGTCTCTCAGTCCGTTGCGCTTATAGTCCCGCTGATACATGACAAAGACCTGGACGCGGCAACCCGGATACTGGATCTGAAACCCGAGATTGCCCGTCTTCAGAAGGCCTTTATCAACCGAAAATCAGAACGACTTGGGCTCAACACCACCAATGCCATGAAAAATATTCAGATAGAAATGTCCCTGGCGGATAAATTCCAACGTATATTTATTTTTACCCAGAAAATTGCCAAAGAGCACCTGCTCAACAGTTCTGTTTAATTAGGGGGTAATTAAATCTTGTTATCTAAAAACCAACTTGTTAAAGTGCGTTCAAAGAAAATAAACTGATACTCTGTTAGCAACATCAATGTTGTTACGCATTTGAAGTGTAAGCTTAAAACGTTCGAATGATAGTTAGTGCCCGACCGAAAACCGTAAATTTTGCCGATTACTTCGTTGGTCGCAAATTTTAATCCTCGAAATACGCCTTGTATTCCTCCGGTTAAAATTTTTGCCCGCCTTGTACTCGATAAAATTTTCAGGTTTTCGTTCAGACACTAGTTAGTCAGGCCGGTAATATTTTTTTTTAAACCCGGGAGGATTAAATGTTTACGAAGTGCTGCACAAAATTTTCATTCATTGTTTCTATTATCGCTCTCATGCTCATTTCAACCCTTGTTTATGCGGAAACAGAAGCCGAGAAAGACAGAGAAGACGAGCTTGCCAAACAACTGGCCAATCCGGTGGCGTCCCTTGCCTGTCTGCCGTTTCAGTTCAACTATGACGCCAATATCGGACCTGGTGACAACGGCGAACGCTGGACGTTGAATATACAGCCGGTCCTGCCTTTTGAACTTAATGACAAATGGAATCTTATCTCGCGTACCATCCTGCCGGTTATGTACCAGGATGATGTCATTTCCGGGACAGGAAGCCAGTTTGGCTTGAGCGATACAGTCCAGTCGCTGTTCTTTTCCCCCAGACCCGGTCCCAGCGGAATAATCTGGGCCGTGGGTCCGGTTTTTCTTCTTCCCACGGCGACAGACAGCAAGCTTGGCACAGAAAAGTGGGGGGCAGGTCCCACAGGGGTTGTACTGAGGCAGACCGGCCCCTGGACCTACGGCATGCTTGCCAATCATATCCAATCCTTTGCCGGTGAGGGCAGCCGGGCAGATATATCTTCTACCTATTTTAACCCTTTTATATCCTATCGTCTCCACGGCGGCTGGACCATCGGCACACAGCTTGAACATACCCTGGACCATGATAACGACCAGGATTCAGGTCAGTGCAGCATATTTGCTTCAAAAGTCACCAGTATATCAGGTCAACTGGTCAGTTTCTCCCTTGCGCCCCGATACTGGTATGAGACAAGTGCTTCAAGCCCGGAAGGGTTTGCTTTACGATTAAATATAACACTTCTTTTCCCCAATTAAAAAATGGCACTGGCCCTAAAGGCGCCCTCTGTGGGACGTCTCAATGC
This window of the uncultured Desulfobacter sp. genome carries:
- a CDS encoding BamA/TamA family outer membrane protein codes for the protein MQQIKGQWFAGIKGTYTNYVISSEDGNINDALDSLGLTGVDSMALGLIAMYDSRDNQNAPGSGIRFNLENFAYRQALGGEESFDVFTLKFRHYLPHGRDNVLAYRINGRWTAGANPGGYSSVYLRGYTRGQYLAPHSTLVEFEERLHIKGRFGVNFFAGIASLYGDGLNAFDADNLYTSGGVGGQIMLNKAEQMVMTFDFALGESGNHGFYMRFGQAF
- a CDS encoding dicarboxylate/amino acid:cation symporter, which gives rise to MKKLHKELWFMVMVAMVLGVIVGMILSPFGFGLLSEAASEHVAPWIALPGNLFLAMIKMVVIPLVLSSIILGITSSQDIGFLKKVSMRIFPYFIATTMAATTIGAGTALLIQPGKYIDSALISDIMENSPEVDAPIVEPIKEQHLPDRLIDLIPTNYIKSALDQDMLATVILALFIGMAMVAVAPERMKPMSEFINAVQDISMKIIEWTMKLAPIAVFALICNITMRVGVGAIVGMAAYMGAVILGLFFLLVLYLFIVWGIGNMSPIEFLKHIGGVQLLAFSTSSSAATIPLAMETAEEKLKVDGPIARFIIPLGATINMDGTALYQVCATVFLCQVYGVELGAAGLIAVIITTVGASIGTPSTPGVGIVILATILQGIGVPASGIALIIGVDRILDMTRTSVNVSGDLTASVVMNRLLKNIEK
- a CDS encoding Na/Pi cotransporter family protein is translated as MPKKNIFFICVCLLMLCPFPAYASQKASVNLMMLLTGLFGGLALFLFGLEQLSTGLKTIAGNTLKTLLSKLTSNRITGAFTGAIVTGVLNSSSVTTVLVVGFVTAGAMSLEQSVGVIMGANIGSTITGQMLAFNISQYSLIPVAVGFFMLFVSKREHFQSYGAMIMGLGLVFYGMAVMSDAMYPLRDYPPFLNLLENLEHPAMGILAGAAFAGLVQSSSATVGIAIAMAAGGILTLHTGISLALGANIGTCITALMASLGKPAEAVRAAVVHVAFNILGVVIWLPFISSLASIATAASPLSPELEGAARMAAEVPRQIANANTIFNILNTILFLPFTAVFAKLASKVVKDSPTPAPVIEPLYLDRSFLEVPKLAFDGVRKELARAAGIIIDMMQRFEESFKQGDYEDIDRLADEDDKIDILEKESLEYLAKIRAGTLSEEESVEHQCLMLSAITLENLADIILIDFVELVRRSREQGHNPSEKTRELLAGIYNNVSQSVALIVPLIHDKDLDAATRILDLKPEIARLQKAFINRKSERLGLNTTNAMKNIQIEMSLADKFQRIFIFTQKIAKEHLLNSSV